A stretch of Myceligenerans xiligouense DNA encodes these proteins:
- a CDS encoding MFS transporter translates to MSAAAERQHHRTGRWIQHWDPEDPTFWNDGGRRIARRNLLISIFAEFLGFCVWAVWSIVVPQLPAAGFALTTDQMFWLIGLPALVGATMRIPYTLAVPVFGGRNWTIVSAALLLIPCTGLAVVVQNPDVSFGVLLAVAALAGFGGGNFASSMANISFFYPEREKGAALGWNAAGGNVGTAAVQFVVPLVIVTSAGVALQNAAYVFIPFVLLAVFLAWRFMDNLSTAKADPRQFAIATRSKHTWLISFIYIGTFGSFIGFAGAFPTLMNSQFPEVSLSMAFMGALVGSVARPLGGILADRLGGVSITLVSFAAMAAGTLGAIWSLGTHNFPVFFGSFMFLFIFTGVGNGSVYRMIPAVFRVAGGTAKMAAGCIGIAGAAGAFGGFLIPRGFAVSTTATGSLVPAFWLFIAMYVLMAATCWIVYGRGEMRAAKV, encoded by the coding sequence ATCAGCGCCGCGGCCGAGCGACAGCACCACCGCACCGGCCGCTGGATCCAGCACTGGGATCCGGAGGACCCCACCTTCTGGAACGACGGCGGCCGCCGCATCGCCCGCCGCAACCTCCTCATCTCGATCTTCGCCGAGTTCCTCGGCTTCTGCGTCTGGGCCGTCTGGTCCATCGTGGTACCGCAGCTCCCCGCGGCGGGCTTCGCCCTGACCACCGACCAGATGTTCTGGCTCATCGGCCTTCCCGCCCTGGTCGGCGCCACCATGCGCATCCCCTACACGCTCGCCGTCCCCGTGTTCGGCGGCCGCAACTGGACCATCGTCTCCGCGGCCCTCCTGCTCATCCCCTGCACGGGGCTCGCCGTCGTCGTGCAGAATCCCGACGTGTCCTTCGGCGTGCTGCTCGCCGTCGCGGCGCTCGCGGGCTTCGGCGGCGGCAACTTCGCCTCGTCGATGGCGAACATCTCGTTCTTCTACCCGGAGAGGGAGAAGGGCGCGGCGCTCGGCTGGAACGCCGCGGGCGGCAACGTCGGCACGGCGGCCGTGCAGTTCGTGGTTCCGCTCGTGATCGTGACGAGCGCCGGCGTCGCACTGCAGAACGCGGCCTACGTGTTCATCCCGTTCGTCCTGCTGGCGGTCTTCCTGGCCTGGCGGTTCATGGACAACCTCAGCACGGCCAAGGCCGACCCGCGCCAGTTCGCGATCGCGACCCGCAGCAAGCACACGTGGCTCATCAGCTTCATCTACATCGGGACGTTCGGGTCGTTCATCGGGTTCGCCGGCGCGTTCCCGACCCTGATGAACAGCCAGTTCCCCGAGGTCTCCCTGTCGATGGCGTTCATGGGTGCCCTGGTCGGCTCGGTGGCCCGCCCACTGGGCGGGATCCTCGCCGACCGGCTCGGCGGCGTGTCGATCACGCTCGTCTCCTTCGCCGCGATGGCGGCCGGGACCCTGGGCGCGATCTGGTCGCTCGGCACGCACAACTTCCCGGTGTTCTTCGGGTCCTTCATGTTCCTGTTCATCTTCACGGGCGTCGGCAACGGCTCGGTGTACCGCATGATCCCCGCGGTCTTCCGGGTCGCCGGAGGCACCGCGAAGATGGCCGCCGGCTGCATCGGGATCGCGGGCGCCGCCGGCGCGTTCGGCGGCTTCCTGATCCCTCGCGGGTTCGCGGTGTCGACCACCGCGACGGGCTCGCTGGTCCCCGCCTTCTGGCTGTTCATCGCGATGTACGTGCTGATGGCCGCCACCTGCTGGATCGTCTACGGGCGCGGCGAGATGCGCGCCGCGAAGGTCTGA
- a CDS encoding molybdopterin molybdotransferase MoeA: MEPTPRTVADHVERVLAMVSPLSSWEVTPAQVVDGGAPAGGLAAADRTVPSRAVPVLAADVYAARPVPPFDHSAMDGYAVRGDDLPVSGDPVTLQVVADIPAAAGAARELAPGTAARIMTGAPIPPGADAVVPVERTSTGRFDPASEPRPGAGTPRGNTVTLARQARDHIRRQGSDVVTGSVLARAGEELTAPVIAGLAAAGVPVVRVRRRPRVAVVATGSELVPSPMPTRPGEITDSNSLMLAAAVRAAGADVVRLGPVPDDPDALRAVLDGVVGHHRERDPGTAHVAPAGSSDHGSGAGGAGGSTGRGVDLIVTAGGVSAGAADVVRAVLSAGNAGPADDGTGSDRAGGRAGAVSGVDLAAVGMKPGRPQALARWRGVPWIAVPGTPVATYVSFVMFVRPAIARLRGLAHPSAPPDLRPAAIGWKSPRGREQVVPVHVLPHGVEPTGDGHHLSALIAADALAVVPADVEKVDPGDPVPVIPL; encoded by the coding sequence GTGGAACCGACGCCCCGTACCGTCGCCGACCATGTCGAGCGCGTGCTCGCGATGGTCTCGCCGTTGTCCTCCTGGGAGGTGACGCCGGCCCAGGTCGTCGACGGCGGTGCCCCGGCCGGCGGCCTGGCCGCCGCGGACCGCACGGTGCCGTCCCGCGCCGTCCCGGTGCTCGCCGCGGACGTGTACGCCGCACGCCCCGTCCCGCCGTTCGACCACTCCGCCATGGACGGCTACGCGGTCCGGGGCGACGACCTGCCCGTGTCCGGCGATCCGGTGACGCTCCAGGTGGTCGCGGACATTCCCGCCGCGGCGGGTGCGGCCCGCGAGCTGGCGCCCGGCACCGCGGCCCGCATCATGACCGGTGCGCCGATCCCGCCGGGCGCGGACGCCGTCGTCCCCGTGGAGCGCACGTCGACGGGCCGGTTCGACCCGGCCTCCGAACCCCGTCCCGGTGCGGGGACGCCCCGCGGGAACACCGTGACTCTGGCACGGCAGGCCCGCGACCACATCCGCCGGCAGGGCTCGGACGTCGTGACGGGTTCCGTGCTCGCGCGGGCCGGGGAGGAGCTGACCGCTCCGGTGATCGCCGGGCTCGCCGCGGCCGGCGTCCCGGTGGTTCGTGTCCGACGACGGCCGCGGGTGGCGGTCGTCGCGACCGGCTCGGAACTGGTGCCGTCCCCGATGCCGACCCGGCCGGGCGAGATCACCGACTCGAACTCACTCATGCTCGCGGCGGCCGTACGGGCTGCCGGGGCGGACGTCGTCCGGCTGGGCCCCGTGCCCGACGACCCGGACGCGCTCCGGGCCGTGCTCGACGGGGTGGTCGGTCACCATCGCGAGCGCGACCCCGGCACGGCCCACGTCGCTCCGGCGGGCTCGTCGGACCACGGGAGCGGCGCGGGCGGCGCAGGCGGCTCGACCGGGCGCGGGGTCGACCTGATCGTCACCGCCGGGGGCGTGTCCGCCGGCGCCGCCGACGTCGTGCGGGCCGTCCTGTCGGCCGGTAACGCGGGACCGGCCGACGACGGGACCGGGTCCGACCGGGCGGGCGGCCGGGCAGGGGCGGTGTCCGGCGTGGACCTCGCCGCCGTGGGAATGAAGCCCGGGCGCCCGCAGGCGCTCGCACGCTGGCGGGGAGTCCCGTGGATCGCCGTGCCGGGCACCCCTGTGGCCACCTACGTCTCGTTCGTCATGTTCGTGCGGCCCGCGATCGCCCGGCTCCGCGGCCTGGCGCATCCGAGCGCCCCACCGGACCTGCGGCCGGCCGCGATCGGGTGGAAGAGCCCGCGCGGGCGGGAACAGGTCGTGCCGGTGCACGTGCTGCCCCACGGCGTGGAACCCACCGGCGACGGGCACCACCTCTCCGCGCTCATCGCGGCGGACGCGCTCGCCGTGGTCCCCGCCGACGTCGAGAAGGTCGACCCGGGCGACCCCGTGCCGGTGATCCCGCTGTGA
- the mobA gene encoding molybdenum cofactor guanylyltransferase, which translates to MNATGGYAGPGGTSPLDAIVLAGGRASRLDGTAKPALLSGGVPLLHLALDAAAGAHRIAVVGPDDLAAALTAHPAAGKTVLTREDPPFGGPVAGIAAGLAALGEPAPPTWVLVLAVDVPRIAGAVPHLIHAVSEEPGADGALLVARGRAQWLVGLYRADALRGRLAALEPGPGHGPGPGPGPGPGPGEPRGRGEPLGRGGPSGRGASVRRLLSGLRLLEVPDPGSLSADVDTWDDAERLGVRPGAPPKERP; encoded by the coding sequence GTGAACGCCACGGGCGGGTACGCCGGTCCGGGCGGCACCAGCCCTCTCGACGCGATCGTGCTCGCCGGGGGGCGCGCGTCGCGGCTCGACGGCACTGCCAAGCCGGCCCTGCTGTCCGGCGGGGTGCCGCTCCTCCACCTCGCGCTGGACGCGGCGGCCGGTGCGCACAGGATCGCCGTCGTGGGCCCCGACGACCTGGCGGCGGCGCTCACCGCCCACCCCGCCGCCGGGAAGACCGTCCTGACCCGGGAAGACCCACCTTTCGGAGGTCCGGTGGCCGGTATCGCCGCCGGCCTGGCGGCGCTCGGCGAGCCGGCTCCGCCGACCTGGGTGCTGGTACTCGCCGTCGACGTGCCGCGGATCGCGGGAGCGGTGCCGCACCTGATCCACGCGGTGAGCGAGGAGCCCGGGGCCGACGGGGCACTTCTGGTGGCCCGCGGCCGGGCGCAATGGCTCGTCGGCCTCTATCGCGCCGACGCGCTCAGGGGGCGGCTCGCGGCCCTCGAGCCCGGCCCCGGTCACGGCCCTGGCCCTGGCCCTGGCCCTGGCCCTGGCCCTGGTGAGCCTCGCGGGCGCGGTGAACCTCTCGGCCGCGGCGGGCCCTCCGGTCGGGGCGCCTCCGTGCGACGTCTCCTGTCCGGCCTCCGCCTGCTGGAAGTTCCCGACCCTGGCAGTCTGTCGGCAGACGTCGACACGTGGGACGATGCCGAACGCCTCGGCGTCCGCCCCGGTGCCCCACCGAAGGAGCGACCATGA
- a CDS encoding DUF6457 domain-containing protein: MTDLKTWIHALETELGLEPGTIDMKAVLDLARDAAHAVARPAAPVTTYAVGYAAGLAAATGETTDAARKAIALAHRWPEEA, encoded by the coding sequence ATGACCGACCTGAAGACCTGGATCCACGCCCTCGAGACGGAACTCGGGCTCGAGCCTGGCACCATCGACATGAAGGCCGTGCTCGACCTCGCCCGCGACGCCGCCCACGCCGTCGCGCGCCCGGCCGCCCCGGTGACGACGTACGCGGTCGGCTACGCCGCGGGCCTGGCCGCCGCCACCGGGGAAACCACGGACGCCGCCCGCAAGGCCATCGCCCTCGCCCACCGCTGGCCGGAGGAGGCGTGA
- a CDS encoding DEAD/DEAH box helicase, producing the protein MVPSAEHPLLSVLTAHGARAERLTHVRTLPGRAGEQADWPEWADREIVAGYRSLGADRPWVHQAEAADAAWRGRHVALATSTGSGKSLAFWLPVLSDIRSARGERGATASGDQPPPSSANIRRPTAIYLSPTKALAADQFHALRRVLDAAGARDVRVTTCDGDTPREERAWAQSHADVVLTNPDFLHFALLPNHRRWSRLLRGLRYVIVDEGHAYRGVFGAHVSHVLRRLSRLAEHYAAVPTFPGAVPSARRATAAATSSEDGDHVDERVPADGRDPRGTGGPPGAGAAGRVRFVVASATSAGPGAAAGRLIGAPADAVTVVDRDTSPAGRRTFALWQPPEIAGYGFTRSGAASEPDDAARTTAADDPWALDADPDHESPPPAARAPENPRRSATAEAADLLADLAAAGARTLAFTRSRRGAESVAQRARDHLRHAIVPTGPEAGTPPETPGAGEPPGADQPGASTLAHPSERIAAYRGGYLPEERRELERAVRTGEILGLATTNALELGVDISGLDAVLVAGWPGTRTSLWQQAGRAGRAGADGLVAFVAREDPLDTYLVHHPEAIFDAPLEATVFDPENPHVLAPHLCVAAQELPLRTADLARFGAPEHVRHILEVLVARGALRRRASGWYWTHAQSAAGLTDLRGSGGVPVRVVEAGSGRLLGTVDAPSADGQVHDGAVYVHQGVTYVVRHLDLTDHTAVVVRHDVDYGTWSREVMEVAIQGHGDAGADDGSRAEQQSGEDRPVVTRDWGPITWGIGPVEVTSQVVSFQRRRLPDLQAMGTEALDLPERTLGTTAVWWSVPDFVLRAAGVTPEETPGALHAAEHASIGMLPLLATCDRWDLGGVSTDLHADTGQATVFVYDAFPGGAGFAERGYELGATWLRATRDAIAGCPCSDGCPACVQSPKCGSYNSPLEKAAAVRLLGAVISHAPAPVASA; encoded by the coding sequence CTGGTGCCGTCCGCCGAACATCCGCTGCTGAGCGTGCTCACCGCGCACGGGGCCCGTGCCGAGCGGCTGACCCATGTCCGGACGCTTCCCGGACGTGCCGGCGAGCAGGCCGACTGGCCGGAGTGGGCGGACCGGGAGATCGTCGCCGGGTACCGGTCGCTGGGGGCCGACCGGCCGTGGGTCCACCAGGCCGAGGCGGCCGACGCCGCCTGGCGGGGCCGGCACGTGGCGCTCGCCACATCCACGGGTTCGGGCAAGTCGCTCGCCTTCTGGCTGCCGGTGCTGTCGGACATCCGCTCCGCCCGCGGCGAACGGGGCGCGACGGCGAGCGGCGACCAGCCACCGCCGTCGTCGGCGAACATCCGGCGGCCCACCGCGATCTACCTCAGCCCGACCAAGGCCCTCGCCGCCGACCAGTTCCACGCGCTGCGGCGCGTGCTCGACGCCGCCGGCGCCCGCGACGTCCGCGTCACCACCTGCGACGGTGACACACCACGCGAGGAACGAGCGTGGGCCCAGAGTCACGCGGACGTGGTGCTGACGAACCCGGACTTCCTGCACTTCGCCCTGCTGCCGAACCATCGGCGCTGGTCACGTCTGCTGCGCGGGCTGCGGTACGTGATCGTCGACGAGGGCCACGCGTACCGCGGCGTGTTCGGCGCGCACGTGTCGCACGTGCTCCGGCGGCTGAGCCGGCTCGCTGAGCACTACGCGGCCGTCCCGACGTTCCCTGGGGCGGTTCCCTCCGCGCGCCGCGCGACCGCCGCGGCCACGTCAAGCGAGGACGGCGACCACGTCGACGAGCGCGTTCCGGCGGACGGGCGGGATCCCCGCGGGACCGGCGGCCCGCCCGGCGCGGGCGCGGCCGGCCGAGTGCGATTCGTCGTCGCCTCCGCGACCAGCGCCGGGCCCGGGGCCGCCGCGGGGCGGCTGATCGGTGCACCGGCCGATGCGGTCACCGTCGTCGACCGGGACACCTCGCCCGCCGGGCGGCGCACGTTCGCGCTGTGGCAGCCGCCCGAGATCGCGGGGTACGGCTTCACGCGGTCGGGCGCCGCTTCCGAGCCGGACGACGCGGCCCGCACGACCGCCGCGGACGACCCCTGGGCGCTGGACGCCGATCCCGACCACGAGTCGCCGCCGCCGGCCGCGCGGGCACCGGAGAATCCCCGGCGCTCCGCCACCGCCGAGGCCGCCGACCTCCTCGCCGACCTCGCCGCCGCCGGTGCCCGCACGCTCGCGTTCACGCGCAGTCGCCGGGGCGCGGAGTCGGTGGCACAGCGCGCCCGGGATCACCTGCGGCACGCGATCGTGCCGACAGGCCCCGAGGCCGGCACACCGCCGGAGACGCCCGGTGCGGGAGAACCGCCAGGGGCGGACCAGCCCGGCGCGTCCACCCTCGCGCACCCCTCTGAGCGGATCGCCGCGTACCGCGGCGGGTATCTGCCCGAGGAGCGCCGCGAGCTGGAGCGTGCCGTGCGGACCGGCGAGATCCTGGGACTGGCCACGACCAATGCGCTCGAGCTCGGGGTGGACATCTCCGGGCTGGACGCCGTCCTCGTCGCGGGCTGGCCCGGTACGCGCACCTCGCTGTGGCAGCAGGCGGGGCGGGCCGGGCGTGCGGGAGCCGACGGGCTCGTCGCGTTCGTGGCGCGTGAGGACCCTCTCGACACCTACCTGGTCCACCACCCCGAGGCGATCTTCGACGCGCCCCTCGAGGCCACGGTCTTCGACCCCGAGAACCCGCACGTCCTGGCCCCGCACCTGTGCGTGGCCGCGCAGGAGCTGCCACTGCGGACCGCCGACCTGGCACGGTTCGGCGCGCCCGAGCATGTGCGCCACATCCTGGAGGTACTGGTCGCGCGCGGTGCGCTACGACGCCGGGCGTCGGGCTGGTACTGGACGCACGCGCAGTCGGCGGCCGGCCTCACGGACCTGCGGGGGTCGGGCGGGGTGCCGGTGCGCGTCGTCGAGGCGGGCTCGGGGCGCCTGCTCGGCACGGTCGACGCGCCGTCGGCGGACGGCCAGGTGCACGACGGCGCCGTCTACGTCCACCAGGGCGTGACCTACGTGGTGAGGCACCTGGACCTCACCGACCACACCGCCGTCGTCGTCCGGCACGACGTCGACTACGGGACGTGGTCGCGCGAGGTGATGGAGGTGGCGATCCAGGGGCACGGCGACGCCGGAGCGGACGACGGGTCACGGGCGGAACAGCAGTCCGGCGAGGACCGGCCGGTCGTCACCCGCGACTGGGGGCCGATCACCTGGGGGATCGGGCCGGTCGAGGTGACGAGCCAGGTGGTGAGCTTCCAGCGGCGTCGGCTGCCGGACCTGCAGGCCATGGGCACGGAGGCCCTCGACCTGCCCGAACGCACCCTCGGTACGACGGCGGTGTGGTGGTCGGTCCCGGACTTCGTGCTGCGGGCTGCCGGCGTGACGCCCGAGGAGACGCCCGGCGCCCTGCACGCGGCCGAGCACGCCTCGATCGGGATGCTGCCGCTGCTGGCGACCTGCGACCGCTGGGATCTCGGCGGGGTCTCGACGGACCTGCACGCCGACACCGGCCAGGCCACCGTCTTCGTCTACGACGCGTTCCCGGGCGGGGCAGGCTTCGCCGAGCGCGGCTACGAGCTCGGCGCGACCTGGCTGCGCGCCACCCGTGACGCGATCGCCGGGTGCCCGTGCTCGGACGGATGTCCGGCGTGCGTGCAGTCGCCCAAGTGTGGGTCGTACAACTCGCCGCTGGAGAAGGCCGCGGCCGTGCGGCTGCTGGGCGCGGTGATCTCGCACGCGCCCGCCCCCGTCGCGTCCGCGTGA
- the thiC gene encoding phosphomethylpyrimidine synthase ThiC codes for MTTIPSRTLTYDVDPESGLQVPVTEITLAPSPDGTPNAPVRLYRTDGPACDPNHGLPAARTEWIGERGDTEEYEGRPLTAADDGRRRRAAEDEWRGTQRAPRRALPGRTVTQMHYARRGETTPEMRFVALREGCDVELVRSEVAAGRAIIPNNVNHPESEPMIIGRAFTVKVNANIGNSAVHSSVAEEVEKLQWATRWGADTLMDLSTGDAIHTTREWIIRNSPIPIGTVPIYQALEKVNGDANALTWEIYRDTVIEQCEQGVDYMTVHAGVLLRYVPLTADRVTGIVSRGGSIMAGWCLAHHQENFLYTHFDELCEIFAAYDVAFSLGDGLRPGSIADANDAAQFAELDTLAELTKRAWQHDVQVMVEGPGHVPLHLVRENVERQQELCDGAPFYTLGPLVTDIAPGYDHITSAIGATEIARYGTAMLCYVTPKEHLGLPNKDDVRTGVVTYKIAAHAADIAKGHPGARDRDDALSKARFEFRWRDQFALSLDPELAQEYHDETLPAEAAKTAHFCSMCGPKFCSMKISQDIRDEFGGAAEQQAIAGSMPVTEEEARAGMAAKSEEFLAAGGTVYLPDPQVGAPN; via the coding sequence ATGACCACCATCCCTTCGCGCACGCTCACGTACGACGTCGACCCCGAGAGCGGCCTGCAGGTCCCCGTCACCGAGATCACGCTCGCGCCGTCCCCCGACGGCACGCCGAACGCCCCGGTCCGGCTCTACCGGACCGACGGGCCGGCGTGCGATCCGAACCACGGCCTCCCGGCCGCCCGGACCGAATGGATCGGGGAGCGAGGCGACACCGAGGAGTACGAGGGCCGTCCGCTCACGGCAGCCGACGACGGCCGCCGCCGCCGCGCAGCCGAGGACGAATGGCGGGGAACGCAGCGGGCGCCGCGCCGGGCACTTCCCGGACGCACCGTCACCCAGATGCATTACGCCCGTCGTGGCGAGACCACCCCCGAGATGCGGTTCGTCGCACTCCGGGAGGGCTGCGACGTGGAGCTGGTCCGGTCCGAGGTCGCCGCGGGGCGCGCCATCATCCCGAACAACGTCAACCACCCCGAGTCGGAACCGATGATCATCGGCCGGGCCTTCACCGTGAAGGTGAACGCCAACATCGGGAACTCCGCCGTCCACAGCTCCGTCGCGGAGGAGGTGGAGAAGCTCCAGTGGGCGACCCGCTGGGGCGCGGACACCCTGATGGACCTGTCCACCGGCGACGCCATCCACACGACCCGTGAGTGGATCATCCGGAACTCGCCGATCCCGATCGGCACCGTGCCGATCTACCAGGCCCTGGAGAAGGTGAACGGCGACGCGAATGCGCTGACCTGGGAGATCTACCGCGACACGGTGATCGAGCAGTGCGAACAGGGCGTGGACTACATGACCGTGCACGCCGGCGTGCTGCTGCGGTACGTGCCGCTCACGGCGGACCGCGTCACGGGGATCGTGTCGCGCGGCGGCTCGATCATGGCCGGCTGGTGCCTCGCGCACCACCAGGAGAACTTCCTCTACACGCACTTCGACGAGCTGTGCGAGATCTTCGCCGCCTACGACGTCGCGTTCTCCCTCGGCGACGGACTGCGCCCCGGCTCCATCGCGGACGCGAACGACGCCGCCCAGTTCGCCGAGCTCGACACGCTCGCGGAGCTCACCAAGCGGGCCTGGCAGCACGACGTGCAGGTCATGGTCGAGGGCCCCGGGCACGTCCCGCTGCACCTCGTACGGGAGAACGTGGAGCGGCAGCAGGAGCTGTGCGACGGCGCGCCGTTCTACACGCTCGGCCCGCTGGTCACCGACATCGCCCCCGGCTACGACCACATCACCTCGGCGATCGGCGCCACCGAGATCGCCCGGTACGGCACCGCGATGCTCTGCTACGTCACACCCAAGGAGCACCTCGGCCTGCCCAACAAGGACGACGTGCGCACCGGCGTGGTGACCTACAAGATCGCCGCGCACGCCGCCGACATCGCCAAGGGCCACCCCGGCGCGCGCGACCGTGACGACGCCCTGAGCAAGGCTCGGTTCGAGTTCCGCTGGCGCGACCAGTTCGCGCTCTCGCTCGACCCCGAGCTCGCCCAGGAGTACCACGACGAGACGCTGCCGGCCGAGGCCGCCAAGACGGCGCACTTCTGTTCCATGTGCGGGCCGAAGTTCTGCTCCATGAAGATCTCGCAGGACATCCGCGACGAGTTCGGCGGCGCGGCGGAGCAGCAGGCCATCGCCGGGTCGATGCCCGTCACCGAGGAGGAGGCCCGCGCCGGCATGGCCGCCAAGTCCGAAGAGTTCCTCGCCGCGGGGGGCACGGTCTACCTCCCCGACCCGCAGGTCGGCGCCCCGAACTAG
- a CDS encoding helix-turn-helix transcriptional regulator: MGETTTDVVHNRIAMLRAERGVSRRELAEALGVHYQTVGYLERGEYSPSLYLALRIAEYFGVAVEVVFSTRPFKRLGE; the protein is encoded by the coding sequence GTGGGCGAGACCACCACCGACGTCGTACACAACCGGATCGCGATGCTCCGGGCCGAGAGGGGAGTCTCACGGCGCGAGCTCGCGGAGGCGCTCGGTGTGCACTACCAGACGGTCGGGTACCTGGAACGGGGGGAGTACAGCCCGTCGCTGTACCTCGCGCTCCGGATCGCCGAGTACTTCGGCGTCGCGGTCGAGGTGGTGTTCTCCACACGGCCGTTCAAGCGGCTCGGGGAATGA
- a CDS encoding ABC transporter permease gives MTTATNDARWVAARAGLLRGWLETKQSLREPGDVLWYFLMPVIFAIVLLFMRGSTVPGTDFELGAMVLPSIVGMSIAFGGLTGPAGTIATDREDGTLLRAKATPNGMIGYLVGKVVMFGATTLISIVLLIIPGVTVAGDLRLDARTWVLLVLIYVLGLVSTVPIGVALGSLFKSASQTGLLLLGSMALMIPSGIFYPITALPTWLQWVGQVFPYYWLGLGARSAMLPQEMAAVEIGESWRTLEMFGVLGAWTVVGFIIAPIVLRRMARRASGAAVAEARDRVMAQGW, from the coding sequence ATGACGACGGCGACGAACGATGCCCGGTGGGTGGCGGCCCGTGCCGGCCTGCTCCGGGGATGGCTGGAGACCAAGCAGTCCCTGCGGGAGCCGGGGGACGTCCTCTGGTACTTCCTGATGCCCGTGATCTTCGCGATCGTGCTCCTCTTCATGCGCGGCAGCACGGTGCCCGGCACCGACTTCGAACTCGGCGCCATGGTGCTGCCGAGCATCGTCGGTATGTCGATCGCGTTCGGCGGCCTGACCGGTCCGGCGGGCACGATCGCGACGGACCGTGAGGACGGCACGCTGCTGCGGGCCAAGGCCACGCCGAACGGGATGATCGGGTACCTGGTCGGCAAGGTCGTCATGTTCGGCGCGACGACACTGATCAGCATCGTCCTGCTGATCATCCCGGGTGTCACGGTGGCGGGCGACCTGCGTCTCGACGCCCGGACCTGGGTGCTCCTGGTGCTGATCTACGTGCTGGGACTGGTCTCGACGGTCCCGATCGGTGTGGCGCTCGGGTCCCTTTTCAAGAGTGCCTCGCAGACAGGGCTGCTGCTCCTGGGCTCCATGGCGCTGATGATCCCGTCCGGGATCTTCTACCCGATCACGGCCCTCCCCACCTGGCTGCAGTGGGTCGGGCAGGTCTTCCCGTACTACTGGCTCGGTCTGGGAGCGCGGTCGGCGATGCTGCCGCAGGAGATGGCGGCGGTGGAGATCGGCGAGTCGTGGCGAACCCTCGAGATGTTCGGTGTGCTCGGCGCCTGGACCGTCGTAGGCTTCATCATCGCGCCGATCGTGCTGCGCCGGATGGCCCGCCGGGCATCCGGAGCGGCGGTGGCCGAGGCGCGGGATCGTGTCATGGCACAGGGATGGTGA
- a CDS encoding ABC transporter ATP-binding protein, with translation MTDQQPSREPADVAIDVRDLRMRYGTKDVLTGVSFTARRGEVLALLGPNGAGKSTTIEILEGFRTRSAGQVTVLGQDPAHGDEAWRARLGVVLQSWRDHGRWTVRELLDYLARFYVPFSTPEVTRPWDVQELLQAVGLTEHANQKAKALSGGQRRRLDVAIGIVGRPELVFLDEPTAGFDPHARREFHDLVHRLSDFENTTILLTTHDLDEAEKLADRILILDQGTIVADGSADELARQMATGAEVRWTSGERRHVHAVEQSDPTGFVRDLLATDPEVAELEVRRASLEDTYMALVHRAETRRGAARDADAAGSGDADAVGRDEADRDVASGDGQENDDAAAPVRRAGDAVVQDSTDGETQEVRS, from the coding sequence ATGACGGATCAGCAGCCGTCGCGGGAACCGGCGGACGTGGCGATCGACGTCCGCGATCTGCGGATGCGCTACGGAACGAAGGATGTACTGACGGGCGTCTCGTTCACGGCGAGGCGCGGAGAGGTGCTGGCGCTGCTCGGCCCCAACGGGGCCGGCAAGAGCACGACCATCGAGATCCTGGAGGGGTTCCGCACGCGGTCCGCCGGGCAGGTCACGGTGCTGGGGCAGGATCCGGCGCACGGCGACGAGGCATGGCGGGCCCGGCTCGGCGTCGTGCTGCAGTCGTGGCGCGATCACGGCCGGTGGACGGTGCGCGAGCTGCTCGACTACCTCGCCAGGTTCTACGTGCCGTTCTCGACCCCCGAGGTCACGCGGCCGTGGGACGTGCAGGAGCTGCTCCAGGCCGTGGGCCTGACGGAGCACGCGAATCAGAAGGCCAAGGCCCTTTCCGGCGGGCAGCGACGCCGCCTGGACGTGGCGATCGGGATCGTCGGCCGGCCCGAGCTGGTCTTCCTGGACGAGCCGACCGCGGGGTTCGACCCCCACGCCCGTCGCGAGTTCCACGACCTCGTGCACCGGCTGTCGGACTTCGAGAACACGACGATCCTGCTCACGACCCACGATCTCGACGAGGCGGAGAAGCTCGCCGACCGGATCCTGATCCTCGACCAGGGCACGATCGTCGCCGACGGGTCCGCCGACGAGCTCGCGCGCCAGATGGCGACGGGCGCGGAGGTTCGCTGGACCTCGGGCGAGCGGCGTCACGTGCACGCCGTCGAGCAGAGCGACCCCACCGGATTCGTCCGTGACCTGCTCGCCACGGACCCCGAGGTCGCCGAGCTCGAGGTGCGCCGGGCCAGCCTCGAGGACACCTACATGGCGCTGGTGCACCGCGCGGAGACGAGGCGCGGCGCCGCCAGGGACGCGGACGCAGCGGGTTCCGGCGACGCCGACGCGGTGGGCCGGGATGAAGCCGACCGGGACGTGGCGAGTGGTGACGGCCAGGAGAACGATGACGCGGCGGCGCCGGTGCGAAGGGCCGGCGATGCGGTGGTCCAGGACAGCACCGACGGCGAGACCCAGGAGGTGCGCTCATGA